From the genome of Gorilla gorilla gorilla isolate KB3781 chromosome 4, NHGRI_mGorGor1-v2.1_pri, whole genome shotgun sequence, one region includes:
- the MINAR2 gene encoding major intrinsically disordered NOTCH2-binding receptor 1-like, with protein MDLSVLPNNNHPDKFLQLDVKSLTRSSALLQASLARFPGGNYPAAQHWQNLVYSQKEKKNIAAQRIRGSSADSLVTADSPPPSMSSVMKNNPLYGDLSLEEAMEERKKNPSWTIEEYDKRSLHTNLSGHLKENPNDLRFWLGDMYTPGFDTLLKKEEKQEKHSKFCRMGLILLVVISILVTIVTIITFFT; from the exons ATGGATCTCTCTGTTTTGCCAAATAACAACCATCCTGACAAATTCCTGCAGCTTGACGTAAAGTCTTTAACGAGGAGCTCAGCCCTCCTTCAGGCCAGCCTGGCGAGGTTTCCGGGTGGAAATTATCCTGCTGCACAACACTGGCAAAACCTTGTCTACTCACAG aaggaaaagaagaatatTGCTGCTCAACGAATTAGGGGATCCAGTGCAGACAGCCTTGTCACTGCTGATAGCCCCCCACCATCCATGTCATCAGTTATGAAGAATAACCCACTCTATGGTGACCTAAGTTTGGAGGAAgctatggaagaaagaaaaaagaaccccTCATGGACCATTGAGGAATATGACAAACGTTCCCTGCACACAAACCTCTCTGGACATCTGAAG gAAAATCCTAATGACCTGCGGTTTTGGTTGGGAGACATGTACACTCCAGGTTTTGACACTTTattgaaaaaggaagagaaacaagaGAAGCATTCAAAATTCTGTCGTATGGGTCTGATTTTACTTGTCGTTATCTCCATCTTGGTTACCATAGTGACTATCATTACTTTTTTCACCTGA